A region from the Pelobates fuscus isolate aPelFus1 chromosome 3, aPelFus1.pri, whole genome shotgun sequence genome encodes:
- the MTERF2 gene encoding transcription termination factor 2, mitochondrial, whose protein sequence is MTAFKTTMLTSVIPRLLKLQRQSATKYIVPLSYSFIFGTRQYSSTYSDTDVEQFINENKRTVDSLYKLSINIKKIRQLKRWVLLKDVAFVEETADFLKGLGANEITVANILEQCPEAFLQDPAVIDTQRHLWSLICSSDEELVKIIEKFPESFFVHKCPDIQKANITYLKELGLNKKIICRLLASSPQIFCNSVEGNKEIISALEDIYLTIGGSKANFKTWLMKLLSQDPFVLLKPSSALKTNLNFIQSLGFDDTEVLKLLSKLKGFIFDLNCTTMENSILFTRTVFKCSDDDLRQMILKFPGVLYYSVPVLKDRLTCLVRGGASLDQVKQSPNVLELTTQIIEYRIKKIKLLGHEIRNQHLDILNGTKKDFEVSYGRLQVKKERPLFNPVAPLQVDE, encoded by the coding sequence ATGACAGCATTTAAAACAACAATGCTAACAAGTGTGATTCCGAGACTGCTGAAATTGCAGAGACAATCTGCCACCAAATATATAGTTCCTTTGTCATATTCCTTTATTTTTGGGACTAGGCAATATTCATCTACCTATTCAGATACAGATGTTGAGCAATTCATCAACGAGAATAAACGAACAGTTGACAGTCTCTATAAACTTTCCATTAATATTAAGAAAATTCGTCAGTTGAAGAGATGGGTGCTATTGAAAGACGTTGCTTTCGTAGAAGAAACTGCGGATTTCCTAAAAGGTTTAGGAGCTAATGAGATTACTGTGGCTAACATTCTAGAACAATGCCCTGAAGCATTTCTCCAGGATCCTGCCGTGATAGATACACAAAGACACTTATGGAGTTTGATCTGTTCCTCTGATGAAGAACTGGTTAAAATAATTGAAAAGTTTCCGGAATCTTTCTTTGTTCATAAATGTCCAGACATTCAAAAAGCCAACATTACTTACTTGAAAGAATTGGGACTTAACAAGAAAATTATCTGCAGGCTTTTAGCAAGTTCTCCACAGATCTTTTGTAATTCGGTTGAAGGTAATAAAGAAATTATTAGTGCTTTGGAAGACATTTACCTTACTATCGGTGGATCAAAAGCAAACTTTAAAACTTGGTTGATGAAGTTATTAAGCCAGGATCCATTTGTATTATTAAAACCTTCTTCAGCCTTAAAGACAAACCTTAATTTTATCCAGAGTTTAGGATTTGATGATACAGAAGTTTTAAAACTTCTGTCCAAGCTTAAAGGATTTATATTTGATCTAAATTGTACTACCATGGAAAATAGCATTTTGTTTACTAGAACGGTTTTTAAATGTAGCGATGATGACCTGAGACAGATGATATTAAAATTTCCTGGTGTATTGTATTACTCTGTTCCAGTTTTGAAGGATCGTCTAACATGTCTGGTGAGGGGAGGCGCTTCATTGGATCAGGTAAAACAATCTCCAAATGTTCTAGAGCTTACAACACAAATTATAGagtacagaattaaaaaaataaagttattggGCCATGAAATAAGGAACCAGCATTTAGATATTTTAAACGGTACTAAAAAAGATTTTGAAGTTAGCTATGGAAGATTACAAGTAAAGAAAGAACGGCCTTTGTTTAACCCTGTTGCACCTTTGCAAGTTGATGAGTAA